The following proteins come from a genomic window of Lachnoclostridium phytofermentans ISDg:
- a CDS encoding metalloprotease, with translation MKYPCVTESIEILSEKKDSVLIFEKKSKRTFNLGYKEYNVLKNLDGKSTIEEINRNNLLFKKEEIEQLIEVFRNINLLNDSTVKKKINILKLKKSLTNPNKYINEKSIFVKFLYFIIIYMSLPVFLLGLFVGVGNTDKFAEIITISGFSPKYFLIIPIMLIVVTLHEFSHAIVAKCKGAFIAELGVMLYWFMPAGYTTISGMTFVKNKRDRILIHLAGNMTNLLLAGITLFVSKFIHGILYEGFIWFAITNIFLVLSNLMVFLKMDGYFVLQEMIAIKNLRENSFAYIRQIGHDITSRFYSKKRKFDIEKVENVSGILDKYIFLIYGVMSIVYMPLLIALVVRVIVNYVR, from the coding sequence ATGAAATACCCTTGCGTAACTGAAAGTATAGAAATACTTTCGGAAAAGAAAGATTCAGTATTGATATTTGAAAAAAAATCAAAGAGAACTTTTAATTTGGGTTATAAGGAATATAATGTCTTAAAAAATCTTGATGGAAAAAGTACTATTGAAGAAATTAATAGGAATAATTTATTATTTAAAAAGGAGGAAATAGAACAATTAATAGAGGTATTTAGAAATATTAATTTATTAAATGACTCTACTGTTAAAAAGAAGATAAATATTTTGAAATTAAAAAAAAGTTTAACAAATCCCAATAAATATATAAATGAAAAAAGTATCTTTGTTAAATTTCTATATTTTATCATTATTTATATGTCACTGCCCGTATTTTTATTGGGATTATTTGTAGGAGTAGGTAACACAGATAAATTTGCAGAAATAATTACCATATCAGGATTTTCACCTAAATATTTTTTAATTATTCCGATCATGTTAATTGTAGTGACTTTACATGAATTCTCTCATGCGATAGTTGCTAAATGTAAGGGAGCTTTCATTGCAGAACTAGGAGTTATGCTTTACTGGTTTATGCCAGCAGGATATACAACAATCAGTGGTATGACTTTTGTTAAAAATAAGAGAGATAGAATTTTAATACATTTAGCGGGGAATATGACTAACTTATTGTTGGCTGGTATTACTTTATTTGTATCAAAATTCATTCATGGAATATTGTATGAGGGATTTATTTGGTTTGCAATAACCAATATATTTTTAGTATTATCCAATCTTATGGTTTTCTTAAAAATGGATGGGTATTTTGTATTACAGGAGATGATAGCAATTAAGAATCTTAGAGAAAATTCATTTGCGTATATTCGCCAGATTGGTCATGATATTACATCTCGTTTTTATTCTAAAAAAAGAAAGTTTGATATAGAAAAGGTTGAAAATGTATCAGGCATATTGGATAAATATATTTTTTTGATATATGGAGTAATGTCGATAGTGTATATGCCTTTACTGATCGCTTTAGTCGTACGTGTCATAGTGAATTATGTGAGGTAA
- a CDS encoding YcaO-like family protein, producing the protein MNVTNQQKRHYKECLPSDTVNKLKTILSSLKIDVEECEEKNSLTKSLRLNIKGTMIGSNGKGMTLQYALASAYAEFFERLQNNWFLRNNTVFADQFAFRYFADEKLMSAEEIVANDNAFICKYFNDRSMTNASFEDKVNAFKNTQKIDYLILNETNRYICVPFVNVTAKQITYLPYNTYNFSYGSNGMCAGNTAEEALIQGISEIIERLAQKKIQLEKPLLPDVPEEYIKQFPEVYNILHELRKNTDYNILLKDCSFGGKYPVAALVIIEKNTGKYGIKFGCNPDFGVAIERALTEAGQGNEITKYCNRSTIDLKNNKVDSRFNIYNCYKTGMGQFPYEIFKKCSNPFTKVKDVSNMTNKEILSYLLDLVINDGYQILIRDVSYLGFPSYHIIIPNMSEMLDLSDKDYENLYLKTYFRSIIKDPSKINKKDCNAIISMMDYYSNMHFENLMRDYYGILTDFDIPAEEYASGWLYFTIMCFIYLKQYKNASQRMEYLVKVLESKNFSNITYYKALSLYLTYMDIECSHSNAIDYLKVFFELKICDKIDNIFCNCDEVFIKQYPNLSDANADTTKLIRSDYFEYSKCIHIRKKRHLENNITQENLIDTLLSLNNQELLNA; encoded by the coding sequence ATGAATGTAACTAATCAACAAAAAAGACATTATAAAGAATGTTTACCTTCAGACACAGTAAATAAATTAAAAACTATCTTATCTTCACTGAAGATCGATGTAGAAGAATGTGAAGAAAAAAATTCACTTACAAAATCTCTAAGACTAAATATTAAAGGTACAATGATTGGAAGTAATGGAAAAGGTATGACATTACAATATGCTCTCGCAAGTGCATATGCTGAGTTCTTTGAACGTCTTCAAAACAATTGGTTTCTTCGTAATAATACTGTATTTGCTGATCAGTTTGCTTTCAGATATTTTGCTGATGAGAAATTAATGTCTGCAGAAGAGATAGTTGCTAATGATAATGCATTTATTTGTAAATATTTTAATGATAGATCTATGACAAATGCATCATTTGAAGATAAAGTCAATGCATTTAAAAATACACAAAAGATTGATTATCTAATCTTAAATGAAACTAATAGGTATATCTGTGTACCATTTGTTAATGTCACAGCAAAACAGATTACATATCTACCATACAATACCTATAACTTCAGTTATGGAAGTAATGGAATGTGCGCAGGAAATACAGCAGAGGAGGCATTAATTCAGGGAATATCAGAGATAATAGAAAGATTAGCACAAAAAAAGATCCAATTAGAAAAACCATTATTACCTGATGTTCCAGAAGAGTATATCAAGCAATTCCCGGAAGTATACAACATTTTACATGAATTACGTAAAAATACAGATTACAATATCTTATTAAAGGATTGCTCATTTGGAGGTAAATACCCTGTAGCAGCATTAGTTATTATAGAAAAGAATACTGGTAAATATGGAATAAAATTTGGGTGTAATCCTGATTTTGGTGTCGCAATTGAAAGAGCATTGACAGAAGCAGGTCAAGGAAATGAAATCACTAAATATTGCAATAGAAGTACCATAGATTTAAAAAACAATAAAGTTGATAGTCGTTTTAATATATATAATTGTTATAAAACAGGCATGGGACAATTTCCATACGAAATATTTAAAAAGTGTTCAAATCCTTTTACAAAAGTAAAAGATGTTTCAAATATGACAAATAAAGAAATTTTATCTTACTTACTTGACCTAGTAATAAATGACGGTTATCAGATTTTAATTAGGGATGTTTCATATTTAGGTTTTCCATCATATCATATTATCATACCTAATATGTCTGAGATGCTTGATTTATCAGATAAAGATTATGAAAACCTTTATCTGAAAACTTATTTTCGTTCAATTATAAAAGACCCTTCAAAAATAAATAAAAAAGATTGTAACGCAATTATATCAATGATGGATTATTATTCTAATATGCATTTTGAGAATTTAATGAGAGATTATTATGGTATATTAACTGATTTTGATATACCAGCAGAAGAATATGCATCGGGTTGGCTATATTTTACTATAATGTGCTTTATATATTTAAAACAATACAAAAATGCTTCACAGAGAATGGAATACTTAGTTAAAGTATTAGAATCAAAAAACTTTTCCAATATTACTTACTATAAAGCTTTAAGTTTATACTTAACATACATGGATATCGAATGCTCTCATTCTAACGCAATTGATTATTTAAAGGTATTTTTTGAACTTAAGATTTGCGACAAAATTGATAATATTTTTTGTAATTGTGATGAAGTTTTTATAAAGCAATATCCAAACTTAAGTGATGCAAATGCAGATACTACAAAATTAATACGTTCAGATTATTTTGAATATTCAAAATGTATACATATTCGTAAAAAAAGACACCTTGAAAATAATATTACTCAAGAGAATCTAATAGACACATTATTATCGCTAAATAATCAGGAATTACTCAATGCTTAA
- the nagA gene encoding N-acetylglucosamine-6-phosphate deacetylase, translating to MIFRHGEVFINGKFERKDILVEDGFVKEISETITGDGNEVDCTGLRIVPGFFDIHTHGCLSYDFSLSNPEEIKEMCEYYAKHGVTSILATTMTNEENQYHRAMVYIKEVMDDQKEHSDKKEAAIEGINMEGPFFGIEKKGAHDPQYLRRISQDLFDEYNELSGNAIRLVDIDPTLDGALEFIQRNKEFFTISLAHTMSTFDQAEAAAKAGATHVTHLFNAMRPLLHREPGLVGAVSEFGLNAEIICDGIHIHPAVVKLMFKAVPDQMILISDSINPTGLPDGEYVAGGLPITVKDHKAFLKDGTLAGSTITLFDAVKNAISFGIPIEEAILSASYYPAKSLKLEDTVGSIGLGRKADLLLVDNDFNLKQVYVRGNEI from the coding sequence ATGATATTTCGACATGGCGAAGTTTTTATTAATGGAAAATTTGAACGAAAAGATATTCTTGTTGAAGATGGATTTGTAAAAGAAATATCAGAGACAATCACAGGAGATGGGAATGAAGTAGATTGTACAGGTTTACGCATTGTACCTGGTTTCTTTGATATTCATACGCATGGATGTTTATCTTACGATTTCTCTTTATCAAATCCAGAAGAAATCAAAGAGATGTGCGAGTATTATGCAAAGCATGGTGTAACCTCAATACTTGCTACAACAATGACAAATGAGGAAAATCAGTATCATCGGGCAATGGTTTATATAAAAGAGGTCATGGATGATCAAAAAGAACACTCAGATAAAAAAGAAGCTGCAATCGAAGGAATTAATATGGAAGGACCTTTCTTTGGTATAGAAAAGAAGGGTGCACATGATCCTCAATATTTAAGAAGAATTTCTCAAGACTTATTTGACGAATATAATGAGTTATCCGGGAATGCAATTCGCTTAGTAGATATTGATCCAACCTTAGATGGAGCATTGGAGTTTATTCAAAGGAACAAAGAGTTCTTTACGATATCCTTAGCTCATACAATGAGTACCTTTGATCAAGCAGAAGCTGCAGCGAAAGCGGGTGCAACTCATGTTACTCATTTATTTAATGCGATGAGACCATTGTTACATCGTGAACCAGGTTTAGTTGGTGCAGTTAGTGAGTTTGGTTTAAATGCAGAAATTATCTGTGACGGAATTCATATTCATCCAGCTGTAGTAAAGCTGATGTTTAAAGCAGTACCAGATCAGATGATTTTAATCTCTGACTCAATCAATCCTACTGGTTTACCAGATGGTGAATATGTAGCAGGAGGATTACCAATCACAGTAAAGGATCATAAGGCATTCTTAAAAGATGGTACTCTTGCTGGTTCTACGATAACTCTATTTGATGCAGTAAAGAATGCAATATCATTTGGCATTCCAATTGAGGAAGCGATTCTAAGCGCTAGTTACTATCCTGCAAAATCTCTTAAATTAGAGGATACAGTAGGAAGCATTGGTCTTGGAAGAAAAGCAGATTTACTACTTGTGGATAATGATTTTAATTTAAAACAAGTTTATGTAAGAGGAAATGAAATTTAA
- the nagB gene encoding glucosamine-6-phosphate deaminase, translating into MKVINATSYSDLSRKAANIISAQVILKPNSVLGLATGSTPIGTYKQLIEWYNKGDIDFSSTISVNLDEYVGLEPTNEQSYRYFMTENLFRHINIPQENTHVPSGLANDMEAECQNYDALITNLGGIDLQLLGIGHNGHIGFNEPDDAFEKTTHIVSLGESTIKANARFFEDINEVPTKAITMGIKSIMQAKKVLLIANGPDKKDIIEKALYGPVTPSVPASILQLHPDLTVICCFE; encoded by the coding sequence ATGAAAGTAATTAATGCAACAAGTTACAGCGACTTGAGTAGAAAGGCCGCAAATATTATATCAGCTCAGGTGATTTTAAAACCAAATAGTGTATTAGGGCTTGCTACTGGATCTACACCAATCGGTACATACAAACAATTAATCGAGTGGTATAACAAGGGAGATATTGATTTCTCAAGTACTATTTCCGTTAATTTAGATGAATATGTTGGCTTAGAACCAACGAATGAACAGAGTTATCGATATTTTATGACTGAAAATTTGTTCCGCCATATTAATATACCACAAGAAAATACACATGTTCCAAGTGGGTTGGCTAATGATATGGAAGCAGAGTGCCAGAATTATGATGCTTTAATCACAAATCTTGGCGGTATTGATTTACAGTTACTTGGTATTGGACACAATGGTCACATTGGATTTAATGAGCCTGACGATGCATTCGAAAAGACGACCCATATTGTTTCTTTAGGTGAGTCAACAATTAAGGCTAATGCAAGATTTTTTGAAGATATTAATGAAGTTCCAACTAAGGCGATTACAATGGGAATAAAGTCCATTATGCAAGCGAAAAAAGTTCTTTTAATTGCAAATGGACCAGATAAAAAAGACATCATTGAAAAAGCATTATACGGACCGGTAACTCCAAGTGTACCAGCTTCTATTCTTCAGCTACATCCGGATTTAACCGTTATCTGTTGTTTTGAATAG
- a CDS encoding cation diffusion facilitator family transporter, producing the protein MTNLLVKLFVKNSEEVHEQKVRTSYGILASIVGVISNLILFLCKFTIGLLINSISVTADAFNNLSDSASSLISLVGVKLASKPADKEHPFGHGRYEYISALIVAFLVLQVGFTCFKSSVNKILHPESTKFAIVSIIILMLSIFLKVWLALFNRKLGKRINSTVMKATAADALGDVLITSATVLSLIIGHLTGLKVDGYMGAAVSIFVLIAGFNIAKDTLEPLIGQAINPKLYKMIVKKVMEYPYIIGTHDLVAHNYGPSHTMATIHCEVPNDISMEDAHEVIDRIERDMLRDENIFLVIHMDPVEVNNVKIKEIRAKVIKKVKELEKKASIHDFRVVNGENQINLIFDLVLPHHYKPNEEEEFLLDLQDRIKEIDERYQCVITIENSFIAED; encoded by the coding sequence ATGACAAATTTATTAGTAAAGCTATTCGTGAAAAATAGTGAGGAAGTTCATGAGCAAAAAGTACGTACTTCCTATGGAATACTTGCTAGTATTGTCGGAGTAATCAGTAATCTAATTCTGTTTTTATGTAAATTTACCATTGGACTTCTTATCAATAGTATTTCTGTTACAGCAGACGCTTTTAATAACTTATCAGACTCAGCATCATCACTAATTAGTTTGGTGGGAGTAAAACTAGCTAGCAAACCAGCGGATAAAGAGCATCCGTTTGGGCATGGAAGATATGAATATATTTCTGCTCTTATTGTTGCATTCCTTGTATTACAGGTAGGCTTTACATGCTTTAAAAGCTCTGTGAATAAGATATTACATCCGGAAAGTACTAAGTTCGCTATAGTTTCTATCATTATATTGATGTTATCAATCTTCTTGAAAGTTTGGTTAGCCTTATTCAATCGAAAGCTAGGAAAACGAATCAATTCCACTGTAATGAAGGCAACAGCAGCAGATGCCCTAGGTGATGTATTAATTACTTCTGCGACAGTTCTTTCCTTAATTATTGGACATTTAACAGGTCTAAAAGTGGATGGATACATGGGTGCAGCTGTTTCTATTTTCGTATTGATTGCTGGATTTAATATAGCAAAAGATACCCTAGAACCATTGATTGGACAAGCAATAAATCCCAAATTATATAAGATGATAGTGAAAAAGGTAATGGAATACCCATATATTATCGGGACGCATGACTTGGTTGCGCATAATTATGGACCATCTCATACGATGGCTACCATTCACTGTGAAGTACCAAATGATATTTCAATGGAAGATGCCCATGAGGTAATTGATAGAATTGAACGGGACATGCTAAGGGATGAGAATATTTTTTTAGTAATTCATATGGATCCAGTAGAGGTCAATAATGTAAAGATAAAGGAAATAAGAGCTAAGGTAATTAAAAAGGTGAAAGAATTAGAGAAAAAGGCATCCATTCATGATTTTCGAGTGGTCAATGGAGAAAATCAAATTAATCTAATCTTTGATTTAGTATTACCACATCATTATAAACCAAATGAGGAAGAGGAATTTTTACTTGATTTACAGGATCGAATAAAAGAAATTGATGAACGTTATCAATGTGTAATAACAATAGAAAATAGCTTTATAGCAGAAGATTAA
- a CDS encoding flavodoxin family protein: MKVILVNGSPHEKGCTYTALMEVSKTLIEEGIDTEIFWLGTKPIAGCIACQSCAKTGHCVFDDKVNEFLGLADRADGFIFGSPVHYAAASGAITSFMDRVFYCDSLGKGNTTFYMKPAAAVISARRAGTTATFDQLIKYFTIKEMPVVSSRYWNMVHGTKPEDVLKDEEGLFTMRVLARNMAYLLKCKEAGRKAGVELPTREKAVSTNFIRE; the protein is encoded by the coding sequence ATGAAAGTAATACTTGTTAACGGAAGTCCACACGAAAAGGGATGCACTTATACGGCACTTATGGAAGTATCGAAAACGTTAATAGAAGAAGGAATAGATACTGAAATTTTTTGGTTAGGTACGAAACCCATTGCTGGATGCATTGCTTGTCAAAGCTGTGCAAAAACAGGACATTGTGTATTTGATGATAAGGTAAACGAGTTTCTTGGTTTAGCAGATAGGGCAGATGGATTTATTTTTGGTTCACCGGTTCATTATGCCGCTGCAAGCGGTGCAATTACCTCTTTTATGGATCGTGTATTTTACTGTGATTCTTTGGGTAAAGGGAATACAACATTTTATATGAAGCCTGCAGCTGCAGTAATCTCAGCTAGAAGAGCAGGAACTACAGCAACATTTGATCAACTCATTAAATACTTTACGATTAAAGAGATGCCTGTAGTCTCCTCAAGGTATTGGAATATGGTACATGGAACAAAGCCAGAGGATGTACTAAAGGATGAAGAGGGCTTATTTACAATGCGAGTTCTAGCTAGAAATATGGCATATCTCTTAAAATGTAAAGAAGCTGGTAGGAAGGCAGGGGTAGAGCTACCAACTCGTGAGAAGGCAGTTAGTACGAATTTTATTAGAGAATGA
- a CDS encoding LacI family DNA-binding transcriptional regulator has protein sequence MGQNSFYGYGQKKITIDDVANALGVSKTTVSRAVSGKGRVGESTRNRVLNYIAENNYKPNLIAKSLAESKTFNIAVVIPGDYNLVDLPFFQKCLMGISEFASTFNYDVLMCVCYENDLSQLERIIDNHKVDGVILTRTLVDDKPEKYLIEKGVPFVVIGTSLNDDVIQVDNDHRSACKELTSLMLMKGYKRIGLIGGDESHIVTLSRYSGYKDALLETGISVDKQIVHLNVLTSIVAEKSALELIDKHVDAIICMDDTICSYVLKTFYSKGIRVPEDVKLLSFYNSMILENRNISITTLQFDVKELGVETCKVLINYLNGIEIEKKTLLKYEVILKESTK, from the coding sequence GTGGGACAGAATTCGTTTTACGGATATGGGCAAAAGAAAATAACAATAGATGATGTGGCTAATGCATTAGGAGTATCAAAAACAACAGTCTCAAGAGCGGTATCTGGAAAGGGTCGAGTTGGTGAAAGTACAAGGAATCGTGTACTAAATTATATTGCTGAGAATAACTATAAACCAAATCTTATTGCGAAAAGCTTGGCTGAATCCAAGACATTTAATATTGCGGTAGTCATACCAGGGGATTATAATCTGGTTGATTTACCTTTCTTTCAAAAATGCCTCATGGGGATTAGTGAATTTGCATCTACATTTAACTATGATGTTTTAATGTGTGTATGTTATGAAAATGATTTGTCTCAATTAGAGCGGATTATTGATAATCATAAAGTAGACGGAGTGATTTTAACTAGAACCTTAGTGGATGATAAACCGGAAAAATATTTGATAGAAAAGGGAGTTCCTTTTGTTGTAATTGGGACATCATTAAATGACGATGTAATTCAAGTTGATAATGATCATCGCAGTGCATGTAAGGAACTGACAAGCCTCATGCTAATGAAAGGTTACAAAAGAATTGGTTTAATCGGAGGGGATGAATCCCATATTGTTACATTAAGCCGTTATTCTGGATATAAGGATGCCCTATTAGAGACTGGAATCAGTGTTGATAAGCAAATTGTACATCTTAATGTATTAACCAGTATAGTAGCTGAGAAATCTGCATTGGAGCTCATAGACAAGCATGTAGATGCGATTATCTGTATGGATGATACGATTTGTTCTTATGTATTAAAAACCTTTTATAGCAAAGGAATTCGGGTGCCAGAAGATGTGAAGTTACTATCTTTTTATAATAGCATGATATTAGAAAATCGTAATATCTCTATTACTACATTACAATTTGATGTGAAAGAGTTGGGTGTAGAGACGTGCAAAGTATTAATTAATTATTTAAATGGCATTGAGATAGAGAAGAAAACATTACTAAAATATGAAGTTATCTTAAAAGAGTCAACAAAATAA
- a CDS encoding glycosyl hydrolase 53 family protein — MDKKIKVLSIVLCFIMMLTSFQINTKETKAATSFAYGADVGWLSQLEKSGVTWVDDYGYTKDALQILKDHGIDSIRLRLFVNPPSNFTWTKKDGSTCMLGYTDAAGLIYMAERSKSMGFRIMVDFHYSDHFADPAYQDIPSAWSSHTFTQLKKDVYDHTYSVMSQLATKGIYPEWVQVGNEINSGMLLPYGQSSNNFSQLTELLNSGYDAVKAVSKSTKVVTHLADGNNNTTFRWFFDNFITKYGGKTDVIGMSYYPYWIGSDYTQSISYLANNLNDMASRYNKEVMVCEVGGVETDSANTYNLLKATIEKVKAVPNGKGLGVFYWEPEANSSVLPDRYKLGATSVVSGKKLRFTTAIDAFYDCRYNSSSFDTSKTYILTNRLSGKAINVRGGSTSDNAVLEQYSYGAWSSQKWTFSLNSSGYYTIKSVLSSKVMDVSGASTSEGASVIQYTSNNGNNQQWSLGSTGDGYYKLINRGSGKLLAVQNASTEEGVALVQQTDTNALSQMWRLEIVN, encoded by the coding sequence GTGGATAAAAAAATTAAAGTATTATCCATAGTTCTTTGCTTCATTATGATGTTAACTAGTTTTCAAATTAATACGAAAGAAACGAAAGCGGCAACTAGTTTTGCTTATGGTGCTGATGTGGGTTGGTTAAGCCAGTTAGAAAAATCAGGTGTAACTTGGGTTGATGACTATGGTTATACAAAGGATGCACTACAGATACTAAAGGATCATGGAATTGATTCGATTCGATTACGCTTGTTTGTAAATCCTCCATCCAATTTCACTTGGACGAAAAAGGATGGATCAACATGTATGCTGGGGTATACTGATGCGGCTGGCTTAATATATATGGCAGAACGATCAAAATCAATGGGATTTCGAATTATGGTTGATTTTCATTATAGTGATCATTTTGCTGACCCTGCCTATCAGGACATACCATCTGCTTGGTCATCACATACCTTTACTCAGCTGAAAAAAGATGTTTATGATCATACTTATTCTGTTATGTCTCAGCTAGCTACAAAGGGAATCTATCCGGAGTGGGTTCAGGTTGGGAACGAGATTAACAGCGGTATGTTATTACCTTATGGACAGAGCAGTAATAACTTTAGCCAGCTGACAGAGTTACTGAATAGTGGATATGATGCGGTAAAAGCGGTAAGCAAATCGACTAAAGTTGTAACTCATCTTGCAGATGGTAATAACAATACAACGTTTCGATGGTTCTTTGATAATTTTATTACTAAATATGGTGGAAAAACAGATGTAATTGGTATGTCCTACTATCCGTATTGGATAGGAAGTGACTATACACAGTCGATTTCTTACTTGGCAAATAACCTTAATGATATGGCATCTCGCTATAATAAAGAGGTTATGGTATGCGAAGTGGGAGGGGTTGAAACAGATTCAGCCAATACCTATAACTTGTTAAAAGCAACCATTGAGAAGGTGAAGGCTGTTCCGAACGGAAAAGGTTTAGGTGTATTTTACTGGGAACCAGAGGCTAATTCCTCGGTACTTCCGGATCGTTATAAGCTTGGAGCAACCAGCGTTGTTTCTGGGAAAAAATTAAGGTTCACCACAGCTATTGATGCTTTTTATGATTGTCGCTATAATAGCTCATCTTTTGATACCAGCAAAACATATATACTAACCAATCGACTTAGTGGGAAAGCAATTAATGTAAGAGGTGGCTCAACAAGCGATAATGCTGTCCTTGAGCAATATAGTTATGGGGCATGGAGTAGTCAAAAATGGACTTTCTCGCTAAATAGTAGCGGTTATTATACCATAAAAAGTGTATTAAGCAGTAAGGTAATGGATGTATCAGGAGCTTCCACCAGTGAAGGAGCTAGTGTAATACAGTATACCTCTAATAATGGTAATAACCAACAATGGAGTTTGGGTTCCACAGGAGATGGGTATTATAAGCTGATCAATCGAGGAAGCGGTAAACTCTTAGCTGTACAGAATGCTTCAACAGAGGAAGGCGTGGCCTTGGTGCAACAAACAGACACCAATGCGTTAAGCCAGATGTGGAGACTTGAAATTGTAAACTAA
- a CDS encoding carbohydrate ABC transporter permease, producing MTKAKIRYFFAYAFLILVSFISVFPLLWMLISATNTSLDVIRGKMSFGTALVDNFKQLVQTTQIGQALINSFRNAFVLTIMSLLVCSLAGYAFEIYHDKWKDGVMKLLLLSMMVPFAATMIPLFTWFGKMNLINTTAGFMLPSISTAFLIFLFRQSSRSFPYEIVEAARLEGMSEIRIFTRIFVPIMKPTYAAAITVTFMNAWNSYLWPLVILQDKKSQTMPILISNLISGYTINYGVLMLAVSISTLPTILIFFVLQKNFTEGITGAVK from the coding sequence GTGACTAAAGCTAAAATTAGATATTTCTTTGCCTATGCTTTTTTAATCCTTGTTTCGTTTATTTCTGTATTTCCGCTGCTTTGGATGTTAATCTCAGCGACCAATACAAGTCTTGATGTCATACGTGGAAAGATGAGCTTTGGTACTGCTTTAGTGGATAATTTTAAACAGCTTGTTCAAACAACCCAAATTGGTCAGGCACTTATAAATTCGTTTCGTAATGCCTTCGTTCTCACTATTATGAGTTTACTTGTGTGTTCTCTTGCAGGATATGCTTTTGAAATTTATCACGACAAATGGAAAGACGGCGTTATGAAGCTCTTACTACTTTCTATGATGGTACCATTTGCAGCAACTATGATACCGTTATTTACCTGGTTTGGTAAGATGAATCTAATCAACACGACAGCAGGGTTTATGTTACCATCCATATCAACAGCATTTCTTATCTTTTTATTCCGTCAAAGTTCCAGAAGTTTTCCTTATGAAATTGTGGAAGCTGCTAGACTTGAGGGTATGTCAGAGATACGAATCTTTACCAGAATTTTTGTCCCAATTATGAAGCCTACTTATGCAGCAGCAATTACCGTTACCTTTATGAACGCTTGGAATAGTTATTTATGGCCACTGGTTATCTTACAAGATAAGAAAAGTCAGACCATGCCTATCTTAATATCAAATTTAATTTCAGGCTATACCATTAATTATGGTGTATTAATGTTAGCGGTGTCGATTAGTACTTTACCTACTATACTTATTTTCTTTGTACTACAGAAGAATTTTACGGAAGGCATTACCGGAGCTGTGAAATAA